Genomic DNA from Theileria equi strain WA chromosome 4 map unlocalized gcontig_1105316255033, whole genome shotgun sequence:
AATCCcatccaaaagatttcaTAAGTTCCTTACAGGGTGGTGAATCTTCTGCATACTTAAGATTGTAGAAAAGATTCTGCAAGGCTAAACCAACACACGGAACTTTCCttttttcctcttcttcctcgAAGAGAAGGGTACAACAATCTTTTTCATCAAGGTCTTCGTCAATATCCATATTGGAATGTGCCGAGTCTTCATATTCATGACTGTAATTTGATTTACGTTTGTTGTTTTTTGAGTTAGCTGCATTATTATATGTGTTTGATTCCAATCTTTTGATTATTTCATACGACTTTGTACCGATCATTTCATCTGGGCGAAATGACAATTTATAAACTGCCTTTCTAAATTTGGTTATGCTATACAAGCTCTGAAGCAAAGCATTCATATAGCATGTAGCACCGTGATTTTGTAGGCCAACAAACCCAGTAGCCTCGCGACAATTGTAGGAGGAGTCACGAGACGACCGATCGACCTCCGCACCTACTGGGTATACACCCGCCCTGATGACTAAATCTCCAGCTTCATTGAGGAACCCGTTCTCTAAAACCTGCAAATGGGATAGTATACCTTGCCAACCTCTATCTGTTTCTGTTTTGGAGAAGTTAAAGGAATCCTTCTTAAAAATAGTCGATGAAAGTTCCTTATGGTTAACAACAAAAATGCAGAACCTTGTGCCGTAGCAAACCCAATTTTCGGGCCAATCACCCTTCCTTTTTGCCTCAACATATGCTGAAATCTTGAATTGGGAGAGAGACGTGCCACCTTCAGAGTGTGGACATACAGGAAAAAACATGATCCTGAACAAAAAGTTTGGCagttccttccattctGAGTAAATGCTTATCGCGTGTAACTCTTTTATCTTATCTTGTCCTTCTCCTGACTCTATATACTGGGTTAGTGGTAGGATAAAGTTCTCCTTGAAATTATGGACAATCAAGTCTACTTCATTTTGTTGAACCGGCGGAATGTCATTACTTTGGTGGTCAGAAGACTGGGATGTCCCATTAAACCAGTGCATGgttttattcttgaaaattCTAGTTGTATCTGACTATGGATGTTGTATGTGCACACAGTTTATCATAATAGCGCGATTTAAGGGTGGGTGTTGAAGCCCAAACATTAATAACAAATACAATTTAGAATCAAAGTATAATCAGCTGCAAACATTTGTAGTAATCAGTATTTTACCCAGGTACGTGAAATAAATACTACTTGGAAGGATGCCCCATCACTAGTCGACAATTTCAGCCTTTAGAGGCTAAACTCTCTACATTTGCTCTGAGAGAGCTTCTAGCCAATTTTATAGGAGCACtaaaatgatattttgagTCTGTGAGATGCATCTTTCCTTTATCGGTTTGGTAATTGGTACAGTGCATCTCAACTTAAGCCACAGTAATTTCAGCCTATTTGCTAAGAAGAGGAAGTCACAAAGGGAAAACATAGTTGATAGTACACAAGGTTAGCGATTGAGAGTAGAATCTCCATGTTTAATACCAATGTGTAGGCCTGTCAAACTTTAGGTTTAAGTCTTATAGAACCATATCATTGGACTTGGAAGGCAGCCCAGAGATCACGTTAGTTCATAATCCATATACGTTAACTCTGGTAGACAAGTTAACATTGTGATCTTAGGTCTGATTCTGACGCTTTTGCTAGGTTCAACGAAGAGTGTAGACGCTCTGGCATAATACAAACTTTTTTAAAGAAACCTACCAGACATTATCCTGCACACCATTACAAAAGAAAGATCAAACAGAGAAAAGGATTCCAACAGACTGAAGCCAGAGCTGAATTGTATATTGAAAAGCATGCCTATATAAAACCGCATAATAATATTAAGTATGCTTCAATTCGGCACATACCGAGGATAATAGAAGCTATTAAACAGTTTAAAGCTTGGAAAGCGAATGCACCCAGGAATAAGGGCTTATAGTATCTTTATAATGTTACAGATAAATAACCCATCGCTGGTTGAACCCACCGGATTAAATCTTACAGCAACTGGAGAAGATGCATTTTTACACAgttccatttcttctttactAAATTTGTAGAAATATTCATATGGGTAACTTGGTTTTGACGGGGATATTGATGGTATTATTGGCCATGATCCAATCCTTTTTGTAGGTGAACAACAGTCGCACTGATTAATTGGAATGGGAAAAAATTTAACATTGTCGAATTCTTGAATTACACTTGAAACTAGGAGTTCGTTTTGCTGGACATCTAGCGAACACGTACTGTATACGATAATTCCTCCGGGTTTAATCAGTGATATGGCATGCCTTAATAACCTTTTTTGGTTAAGCACGATTTTATCAGCATTTTCTCGCGTCCATCTTTCTTCCAGAGGTGAAACTCCCCAATATTTCAAGGTTCTAGCGACTGACCTAAGCGATCCCTCGTGTGTACATTCAACATCCAGAATTATTCTATCAAATTTACCAATCATTGATTCACCGTCCAGTTCTCTGAATTCTTGTGATTCTGTGCAGTTGAGTTTAATTGTTATTTTGGATTCATCGAATCTTTCCTTTTTGAGAAGCGATTTACATACGTCTAACCTGCGTTTTACCATGTCTAAGCCTACAACATTCCACTTGCGATTGCGATCAGAAAACTTTTCCAGACTACTTATCATTGCAAGGAGCTTTCCTCCCGGAGCACAGCACATGTCCAATATCCATACATCCAACTCTTGCTCGGGAATCCTTCCCAGTTTCAGTGCGTCGACTACTGCGGCGCTGGAAGAGTCAATTCCAATCGCCGACTTTGGTATACTACCACTTGAAACGTAAATGTCAACATCCCTAAGCCAATTTATGATAGAGTTCTCATCTTTATCCTCTCCACTTCGAACTCTATAATATCGTTGTTTACTTTTATTTATTACATTTGATAATGTTTCCTCATAACTAGCAACATCTATGCCAAGGTGTTCAATCCAAGATTTTAACTTGCTAGATAACAtctcttttccattttcaatgTCAGCTTGATCACCATTTCGTTCCCTCTTTTCACCCTTGACCTTTTCAAGGGTTGAGGTTTGCGTTTTTGTGACCATAACTAATACACATCTATAAAAAATCACCGGATCCCTTGGTTTGGACTACATTTGTAGAAGATTTGGACTGACAGTTGGTATATCTAAAGTCATGTGGTGATCACTTCTTCTCAGTGTTTGTtttgtaaaggatgaacCTCTATCTCCATATTTCTAAATATAATGGATGAAGACGCTATTACTCCCTCTCAAGGGGTTGATAAGTCAGTATCTGATATTTTATCGACGTATTATAGCATAAATGAAAAACACGATTTaggaaatggaaaatcCGATACTACCGTTTCTAACGATATTTTTGCGAACACAGAGATTGATTTTAGTTCCTCTAACTTTGATGTGGAGCTACACCTGGATGATATTCTCAAAGTTTCCGGCATTTCCGACACCTTGGCTCTACTCAGAAAGCTTGAGAGAGAAATCAGACAACTTACCGCTGGGAAACAAATATTGATATATGACAACTATGAGTGCCTCTTTTCAGCTCTTGATACATTACACTTTATCAACACTGAGCTGTCTACAGTTCAGAGGCACTTATCAAATCTTAGGTCTTCGGAGATAAAGGCCGCCTCAAAAGACATAACGTCTCGCCATGGAATAAGGGATAAACTCATTGCCATGTCCCATTTTTCTGGGatcataaatatattttcttcattgGCGTCAATCAATAAATTTTTTGTGACTTCTCTATCACAAATTCTGGGTCCTGGATTAGAAGATGGGACACATAACCCATCTCCAAAAGAAATATTGTCTGTATGCTCAAAGTTGTatggtatattttgtgGGATTAAGGGTGAAAAATGTTCCGAACTTTTGATTACCTTTTACTATGATACTTTAAAACGCCTAGTAAGTATAAATACTAGAAAAATAATTGAGGATATAAATGCGAATTACACTATAAGTTCGCTGTGCGAATTATGTTGTATATTTGATGATTTAAAACTGGACAAATGGcagattctccatttttactACAAAACACTATCTTCCAAAATACATCGTTCTGTTAACAATCTAAATTCACGTCATGAGGCTGGAGATATATCTAACAATGATCTTTTTTCTGAACTTTATTTCATTTTAAACGATATTTATTCGGCAATCTCCTCTTCTGATGCCTCAGGGTTGGAACATAGACTGAAGGATTGTACAAAAAATGGAGGTTTGTGTCTATTTTGTTCTAGCGAATTTGATATAAAGTTTTTAGAATCAGAAAATGATTCAATATATTCATACTATTTTTTGGAATCAAATACTAATTGTGAATGTTTAACTGATGGGATTAAGGTCCAATTTATACTTTATCATCCACAAAAGGTCTTTTTCCTCCTTCTACCATTGATTTTGGGAAATAGTTTACTCAATACGGATGATATTATATCTGGACTGACATTTCTGATAGAGAAAATAGGTCATGTGGAAACTAAAAATGAGATCGCTTCATTGTATGTTGATGTTTGTCACAAGTGGATCTTATTTGCATCCTTTTTGTATCTTCAGAAGCTGTTTTTCACACTTTACAGTGGGATaattgataaaatatttgaattTATAACTGTACCATCAACAAAATATATAGACACACTTGTTCATGAAGATCTGCAAAAACTATTAGTGGAAGACATCTCCCATCTCTTTGAATTTGTCAAAGATTTACAACTTTCTCTTGGTATACATATAGTGACAGAGTTTTACTCCTTCCTTGTGGTATATATATTAAATATTAAGAAGATATTTACAATTTTTCTCGAGGAATTGTTATCCGTAAaaccagaagaaaaacACACACACTCACTCACTTCTTTACTCACAATGCGTGAATATGCGGCTGATTGCAAACCTTCATTTATTCGTGAAATATGTTTTGGTCAAAAGAGTAACAATATGGAAGATTCACTCGATTCACAGTTGTATATTGACCATTATATTCGCAAGGAAATCGCGGAAAAAGTAGAAGCTATCGCAGATGGTAGAAAGGCTCTTTTGATTCGTTTGATTTTATGTATTGGAAGTATTGAAAAGTTATTTGAGGGCATCCCGAATTTATTACGAGCACACTTCCCTGGAGCAATACATACATACAATACACTTGAATTAACCCTGGAATGTAAAATGGATATTAGTACATCTGAAACAATCATAAATTATAAGAGATTTGTACTCTATAAAACGAAAAGCACCGACAACAATACTCCATTAACGCATTTACTCCCAGATGATAACATACCATTTGTACACATGATTTATATCGCATTAAAAGAGACAGAAATGTTCCCattgaaatattttacaacaGATGATGATGCGAGAGAGATAAAACCgtttattcttgaaaatgtaaatactTCTCACTTGGCAAATAAAATAATATCGGAGGTAATGTCTCAATATTTGAACAGAGCATATAGCATTATAAAGTATTCGCTAGATAAATTAGAAAATGGGCATGAAGTTACTGGTACGTCTGTTAAGGATTTCACAGTTTTGCTCTCGGAGATGTTGGAAGATCTCAACTCTATAACTCATACATCCAGTGTTGAGCTGGCATCAGTTAATGTTGAGTTTGACAATCTCCTCAATTTCTGCAATACGAATAAAGACGTTTTGAATCTCATGGGTGCTTACACCTTTAACCTATCCAAAGATATGTCTCTCAAACTTTTTACTCTACACATTGCTCAGTGCTTCAATCAATACAGATCTCTCTACATTGTTGAGAATGACCTATTTCATAAGCTtatgaatggaatgaaaCAACAGCTTCTTATAGTTTTTAAAAAGACCCTCGATGTCATTATAATGCAATCCTTGTGGGACAAGATTCTAGATTCTAATGCACACAATAGCACATAATTTATTATTTTACAATGTCATTTTGTGAGAAATATAAATCTTATTTAAGGCGAGCTGACGAAATAAAAGGTGTTTGCCCTGTGGCTGCGTTTTTTTGTCTCTCCTTCGTTGTAGAGAAGTTGAAAGAAAAATACATTGAAGATAAAACTAGTatttatattccatatcATATGAAAATGTTATACAATAGATAATGAGTTAAGGTGTGAGCTATCAACGCTCCTAGACCAAGCGGAAGGTCTAAAGGAGAAGTACGGACCCTTCAACATCCAAGATTGTGTAACATTCACTAAAGGTTCTCATTTGTGGACTATAAGACTTGATTTTGTAGAAATGATCGAGGATGCAGAATCTGACGAAAACCCGAAAACATCAATGGGAAAATTTTGTACCATAGTAACCCTCACAGATGTAATTAGTACGTTTGGTAATTCCGAGGAATGTACAAAAATGAGGTATGCGTCCTAGAATACGTATGCATTCCTAGGAAATATGCAAAGTACCGCGCATTGGAGAAGAAACGTCACATAGAATCTAAAATGCAAAGACAAGTACCTGACACTTTAAATGCAGATGAAAAGATCGATTCCGCCACTTCCAACGGGGACGGTATTATACAATGTAGTAAAGAAGTAAATTCACCAGAATACACTCATAAATGCGACGAAGAAGTTATGATTTCACAAAGAATAGTACAGTATGCAAAGTCAGCAATTTCTGGTGTGTATATGCaaaacacattttaaaatttagCGTTATCGTTTAATGACTACCCCGAAGCGGAGAAGAATTTGCGATCTGCTCTATTGGCTTTAAAAAGTATAGAGTACTGAGCTATACAAAATTGGGCCAGATAAATTTGATCGCATCATTTCCTTGGGATGATGATTTAACATTGTATACTTTGCTCTTTATTAGTGCCCAGTTTTTTTCCATTGGTACAGATACCAAGGAAACTAAGGATTCATTTTTGTCAAAGAACTGTGAATTGGCGTTAGTGTATTCATTTGACAAATTTAATCTacatactacattttttatatctTTCAAGTTCTTTTCATTATTGTTGTCATTAGCACTGTTGTTTGGTGACTTCAACGGCTCTGGAAATTCAGATAACCTTTCCTCAAAGGGCTTAAAATCCTCTAGGTCCTTCCCAATCTTTATAGTTGAAATTTCAAAACGCTGGTTATAAGATTTTATATAACCTAATTTTGTTTCCAACATTTCAGCTTCCAAATCTGCCGAAGTAAAGTGTAAATCTAGTAATATTGCTATTTCATACATTTCTGGTCCCAGCTTGATATCTGGTATACTCTGGCTACCTGCGATAACGAGTGATATAGAAGTATTTTCATGTCCTTTTTTGATCCAAAGTTTATTCAGTAGAGTTGAACAACCTATGTCAATAGTTATGGCGTAAAGTGATTTTAGCATATCACCAAGTATCCTTTCCAAGGGTTGAGCTTGCATgcattcatccataaacTTGTTCTCAATTTCCACTAGGCATTgaaatgtttgtttagGCCAAAAAGTGGAGTTTGTGCGACTGATCAGTTTAGTAGTATCTATATACAGAGATTCTGAAAGGTTTGCAGGTTTTTCCTCTATACTTTTAACCTCTCTGCGATTGGAGTCTAAATCCCTGAACTTGTGCGAATTGTGATTTTTTTTCTTTGGAATATCGTCTGAATTCTCACCGAGTAGGTCTTCTATATCGATAAAATTGGTGTCTTGTGGACATTCGGATTGAACCTGTTGGAAGCAAACATCGGATGTTTCTGGTATGAGAAATCCCATATTGGTTTCCCTAAGAACATCTTCTTTTCTATGACTATAATCCTTGAGCATTGCGACATAATCAGACGGCACCCACTTAATATCCTTAACAttaattccaaaaaataACATGGATGTGTTGGCTTTAACATCGTCAGATTCGTTGTCTGTGAGTGTGGCACTCAGTCTTTTCCCAAACAGATCAATTGCTCTCAAAACTCTAGATCCATATCCCAAGCAGAAAACCTTTCCATCTCTTACAACTGATGCCCCTATACATACCAGGAATTTGTACGACTGAAATAGACAATTTGTATCATCAGAACCTTCTTGTATTCTTGTATAAAACTCATGGCCAGGCTGTAAGTAGAGCGGAAGCGTCTCTGAATGATTCAGCAGACAAGATACAATACCATGATCGTTCTTTTTGTATTTAGCCAGCAGCGGTCTTGTTACCATTTCAGAGCAGAGACCCCAATGTTTGGCATCACAATCCTTGTTCAGAACGCGTATTCTCAGTACAATGTAACATGTAGGTTCATGTATCTCTGGACTTGTGTCTGTTTTGTCGCAATCTAAGGATTCAGCGCGTTTCGTGAGAAATTCCGAAGGACCTGACCCAAAGGATATGGCACTGAAGTTGACGACAAACGAGCCATGTTTTAGGGCTTCTTTGTTATCTGTACTAGACTTTTGATCCATATGTGTCACATATTAGCGATAAACGTACTCCAAATGTGTTGTTAGACACATTTGTACAGAATGTGCATCCAAGAGCACATTTGTAAAGACAGGCAATGTCGCAAGACGTGAATTCTATGAGCTACTATAACCGAAACAACTTCTGGCATGGTAATGTAAGAAGGTTTTTGGTTACCTAACGGAAAAGGAATATGTGGCCATAGAGAGTTATAACCGGGTAACATACGATAATACGAGCACAGTGATAACCCTGGAAGAGCTTGCTAGTTTTCCCTGGAAACTAAAAGAAAATAGCCTCTGGTGTCCGCCATTACAAACGTTTCAGGGGGCGTAAAGTATGCTGTCGGTCTCCCTAACGCAAATGTGTACCGTAACAAACTGATAAGGTGTTTAATTCGGACGTTTTATCATTAAAAATCGGTGGGTTTGCGTCTATTTGTCCGATAAGTTTACATTTGCAGCAAAGTTTCTTGATCCAGCCGCTGCTCTACCTTAAATTGCAGCGTTTAGATAATACCAGAGGATTTGTACTGTTTTTATGGATAActttagagaatataatgATTTAAATGGTTTTTTCAGTTTATTCATTTCCCCATATATAACATCATTCGTTAATCGCCTATCATACGGTTTAGCAGCCGCTCTCTTCCGTATTTTGCGTACGTATGACATCTAATTTTTCGTTCCCACGTCCTAAAATGATTGATATGGTATTTTACGCGGTTTAAGGGTACTGTATGCTTCCATGAATACTATCTCTGATCCGGCACCGTTTGTTCCGGTGCTAAAGACATCATGTATTATGCACAGGTGTATTTTGAAGGATGACTTGGATTCGCTCAAGCATATGCTATCTGATAGCAGAAGGGACTGCCTCAATGATCTGGATCACTCTGGACGAACTCCTTTCCACGTCGCACTTCAATGTGCCAACCCAAAAGCATTATACTTGCTTTTGTACTATCCGTTGATACATccatcaaaaatattcGCCACATTGGATTGGACGGATAACTTGGATGATGT
This window encodes:
- a CDS encoding conserved hypothetical protein (encoded by transcript BEWA_012330A), producing the protein MHLSFIGLVIGTVHLNLSHSNFSLFAKKRKSQRENIVDSTQGLSNFRFKSYRTISLDLEGSPEITSDSDAFARFNEECRRSGIIQTFLKKPTRHYPAHHYKRKIKQRKGFQQTEARAELYIEKHAYIKPHNNIKYASIRHIPRIIEAIKQFKAWKANAPRNKGL
- a CDS encoding hypothetical protein (encoded by transcript BEWA_012370A), which gives rise to MDQKSSTDNKEALKHGSFVVNFSAISFGSGPSEFLTKRAESLDCDKTDTSPEIHEPTCYIVLRIRVLNKDCDAKHWGLCSEMVTRPLLAKYKKNDHGIVSCLLNHSETLPLYLQPGHEFYTRIQEGSDDTNCLFQSYKFLVCIGASVVRDGKVFCLGYGSRVLRAIDLFGKRLSATLTDNESDDVKANTSMLFFGINVKDIKWVPSDYVAMLKDYSHRKEDVLRETNMGFLIPETSDVCFQQVQSECPQDTNFIDIEDLLGENSDDIPKKKNHNSHKFRDLDSNRREVKSIEEKPANLSESLYIDTTKLISRTNSTFWPKQTFQCLVEIENKFMDECMQAQPLERILGDMLKSLYAITIDIGCSTLLNKLWIKKGHENTSISLVIAGSQSIPDIKLGPEMYEIAILLDLHFTSADLEAEMLETKLGYIKSYNQRFEISTIKIGKDLEDFKPFEERLSEFPEPLKSPNNSANDNNNEKNLKDIKNVVCRLNLSNEYTNANSQFFDKNESLVSLVSVPMEKNWALIKSKVYNVKSSSQGNDAIKFIWPNFV
- a CDS encoding conserved hypothetical protein (encoded by transcript BEWA_012340A): MVTKTQTSTLEKVKGEKRERNGDQADIENGKEMLSSKLKSWIEHLGIDVASYEETLSNVINKSKQRYYRVRSGEDKDENSIINWLRDVDIYVSSGSIPKSAIGIDSSSAAVVDALKLGRIPEQELDVWILDMCCAPGGKLLAMISSLEKFSDRNRKWNVVGLDMVKRRLDVCKSLLKKERFDESKITIKLNCTESQEFRELDGESMIGKFDRIILDVECTHEGSLRSVARTLKYWGVSPLEERWTRENADKIVLNQKRLLRHAISLIKPGGIIVYSTCSLDVQQNELLVSSVIQEFDNVKFFPIPINQCDCCSPTKRIGSWPIIPSISPSKPSYPYEYFYKFSKEEMELCKNASSPVAVRFNPVGSTSDGLFICNIIKIL
- a CDS encoding conserved hypothetical protein (encoded by transcript BEWA_012350A) → MDEDAITPSQGVDKSVSDILSTYYSINEKHDLGNGKSDTTVSNDIFANTEIDFSSSNFDVELHLDDILKVSGISDTLALLRKLEREIRQLTAGKQILIYDNYECLFSALDTLHFINTELSTVQRHLSNLRSSEIKAASKDITSRHGIRDKLIAMSHFSGIINIFSSLASINKFFVTSLSQILGPGLEDGTHNPSPKEILSVCSKLYGIFCGIKGEKCSELLITFYYDTLKRLVSINTRKIIEDINANYTISSLCELCCIFDDLKLDKWQILHFYYKTLSSKIHRSVNNLNSRHEAGDISNNDLFSELYFILNDIYSAISSSDASGLEHRLKDCTKNGGLCLFCSSEFDIKFLESENDSIYSYYFLESNTNCECLTDGIKVQFILYHPQKVFFLLLPLILGNSLLNTDDIISGLTFLIEKIGHVETKNEIASLYVDVCHKWILFASFLYLQKLFFTLYSGIIDKIFEFITVPSTKYIDTLVHEDLQKLLVEDISHLFEFVKDLQLSLGIHIVTEFYSFLVVYILNIKKIFTIFLEELLSVKPEEKHTHSLTSLLTMREYAADCKPSFIREICFGQKSNNMEDSLDSQLYIDHYIRKEIAEKVEAIADGRKALLIRLILCIGSIEKLFEGIPNLLRAHFPGAIHTYNTLELTLECKMDISTSETIINYKRFVLYKTKSTDNNTPLTHLLPDDNIPFVHMIYIALKETEMFPLKYFTTDDDAREIKPFILENVNTSHLANKIISEVMSQYLNRAYSIIKYSLDKLENGHEVTGTSVKDFTVLLSEMLEDLNSITHTSSVELASVNVEFDNLLNFCNTNKDVLNLMGAYTFNLSKDMSLKLFTLHIAQCFNQYRSLYIVENDLFHKLMNGMKQQLLIVFKKTLDVIIMQSLWDKILDSNAHNST
- a CDS encoding hypothetical protein (encoded by transcript BEWA_012360A) gives rise to the protein MSFCEKYKSYLRRADEIKGVCPVAAFFCLSFVVEKLKEKYIEDKTNNELRCELSTLLDQAEGLKEKYGPFNIQDCVTFTKEMIEDAESDENPKTSMGKFCTIVTLTDVISTFGNSEECTKMRKYAKYRALEKKRHIESKMQRQVPDTLNADEKIDSATSNGDGIIQCSKEVNSPEYTHKCDEEVMISQRIVQYAKSAISALSFNDYPEAEKNLRSALLALKSIEY